From the Hymenobacter yonginensis genome, one window contains:
- a CDS encoding RNA polymerase sigma factor — MPLLAGCQRQERGCQRQLYVQYYGYALSVCLRYLHDRDTALEAVNDGFLKIFQELPRFDAARYPDLAGSWRGWMRRILVRTAIDRFRAGMRHAFQTDLETVAPFYPDDSHSPLDTLSFEELLAVVGQLTPAYRAVFNMFAIDGYTHEEIAEQLGISVGASKSNLSKARAHLRASLKRSHHHAYATHVG; from the coding sequence ATGCCCCTGCTGGCAGGCTGCCAGCGGCAGGAGCGCGGCTGCCAGCGCCAGCTCTACGTGCAGTACTACGGCTACGCCCTGAGCGTGTGCCTGCGCTACCTGCACGACCGGGACACCGCCCTGGAAGCCGTAAACGACGGATTCCTCAAGATTTTCCAGGAACTGCCGCGCTTTGATGCCGCCCGCTACCCCGACCTAGCCGGCTCTTGGCGCGGCTGGATGCGGCGCATTCTGGTGCGCACGGCCATCGACCGGTTTCGGGCCGGCATGCGCCACGCTTTCCAGACCGACCTGGAAACCGTAGCGCCCTTCTACCCCGACGACAGCCACTCCCCGCTCGATACCCTTTCCTTCGAGGAGCTGCTGGCCGTGGTAGGGCAGCTGACACCGGCTTACCGGGCCGTGTTCAATATGTTCGCCATCGATGGCTACACCCACGAAGAAATAGCCGAGCAGCTGGGCATTTCGGTGGGCGCGTCTAAATCCAATCTCTCGAAGGCGCGGGCCCACCTGCGTGCCTCGCTCAAAAGAAGCCACCACCATGCGTACGCCACTCATGTCGGATGA
- the secDF gene encoding protein translocase subunit SecDF codes for MRNKGLIIALTIIVSALCIYFLTFTFISRRVQNDAVVYATKGGQVDQKLRQRYLDSVWRAPVTSLLGVDYTYRDVRSSELGLGLDLKGGMHVTLEVSPVEIVRAMSGNSKDPKFNQAMEQAQEAQKANPSTPFTTLFAQAYQTAAPGQNLARIFANTTNKSRGIDINSTNEKVIGAINKEVEEAIDRSFNILRTRIDKFGTSQPSIQRVKGTGRIQVELPGVDNPDRVRKLLQGQAKLEFWEVWRQDEFGPYLQQLDQALIAKEKTATTAKPATVAAATDTATAAAGDSTSLASQLAKKNAATAAKTDTAAAAQQGSVLARLFTMPVPGQLGVNVQDTARMNTILRSDEARAILPPNLTFLWSVKPETIEGKEYLKLNAIRKQPGTEAPLGGEVVADARQDYDQGGRPEVSMAMNPSGAKKWQKLTGANIGRQVGIVLDDYVYSDPVVQSEIAGGNTSISGNFSIEEAQDLSNVLKAGKLPAPTRIVEEAVVGPSLGQEAINQGLYSSLAGLIIIMAFMALYYGRAGLVADAALLFNGFLILGVLAQFSFALTLPGIAGLILVFASSVDANVLIFERIREELDHGLTLHDAINKGYSRAFSAIFDSNVTTLIIALILFIFGTGPVQNFAVTLLIGIFTSFLSAVFISRLIIEWLVKGKEKSSMTFSTFLSRKLFKGVNFDIVGKRKWAYAFSTIVIVVGFVLMAIQGGPNLGVDFRGGRAYVVDFNKDMDASKVHDALVERAFQGAGTEVKTFGAPNRLRVTTGYLADDESVVADKKVEAAMVKELTKDFAADAPVIKSTSKVGATIADDIKRTSVLSLGLTLLGIFIYVLFRFEKWQYSMAAVVALFHDALLVIACYPIARLFGLNYEMDQIFVAAVLTVIGFSMNDTVVIYDRIREYLRENPKLTFAQVANPALNSTFSRTMITFTTVFLVVAVLYIFGGETLRSFSFAMLVGMIFGTYSSLFIATPIILDTYGRKEARERGTDMSTHIGDGTDAPKLSTAQV; via the coding sequence ATGCGTAATAAAGGACTCATCATTGCGCTGACCATCATTGTGTCGGCGCTGTGTATCTACTTTCTGACCTTCACGTTCATTTCGCGGCGGGTGCAGAACGACGCCGTGGTGTATGCCACCAAAGGCGGCCAGGTTGACCAGAAACTGCGCCAGCGCTACCTCGACTCGGTGTGGCGCGCGCCCGTAACCAGCCTGCTTGGCGTTGACTATACGTACCGCGACGTGCGCTCGTCGGAGCTGGGCCTCGGCCTTGACCTGAAAGGCGGCATGCACGTGACGCTGGAAGTGTCGCCGGTGGAGATTGTGCGCGCCATGAGCGGCAACTCCAAAGACCCCAAGTTCAACCAGGCCATGGAGCAGGCGCAGGAAGCCCAGAAGGCGAATCCTTCGACGCCGTTCACGACCCTCTTCGCGCAGGCGTACCAGACGGCCGCTCCCGGCCAAAACCTGGCCCGCATCTTCGCTAACACCACCAACAAGAGCCGCGGCATCGACATCAACTCGACCAACGAAAAGGTTATCGGCGCCATCAACAAGGAAGTGGAAGAAGCCATTGACCGCTCGTTCAACATCCTGCGGACCCGTATTGACAAATTCGGCACCAGCCAGCCCAGCATTCAGCGCGTGAAAGGCACGGGCCGCATTCAGGTGGAGCTGCCCGGCGTGGATAACCCCGACCGTGTGCGCAAACTGCTGCAAGGCCAAGCCAAGCTGGAGTTCTGGGAAGTATGGCGCCAGGATGAGTTCGGCCCTTACCTGCAGCAGCTCGACCAGGCTCTGATTGCCAAAGAGAAAACCGCTACCACCGCCAAGCCGGCCACCGTAGCCGCCGCTACCGATACCGCCACGGCCGCCGCCGGCGACTCTACCTCGCTGGCCAGCCAGCTGGCCAAGAAAAACGCCGCTACGGCCGCTAAAACCGATACCGCCGCCGCTGCTCAGCAGGGCTCAGTACTGGCCCGCCTGTTCACGATGCCGGTACCCGGCCAGCTGGGCGTAAACGTGCAGGACACGGCCCGCATGAACACCATCCTGCGTTCCGACGAAGCCCGCGCCATTCTGCCGCCTAACCTGACGTTCCTGTGGAGCGTGAAGCCGGAGACCATTGAAGGCAAGGAATACCTGAAACTGAACGCCATCCGCAAGCAGCCCGGCACTGAGGCTCCGCTGGGTGGTGAAGTGGTAGCTGATGCCCGCCAGGACTACGACCAGGGCGGCCGCCCCGAAGTGAGCATGGCCATGAACCCCTCGGGCGCCAAGAAATGGCAGAAACTGACCGGCGCCAACATCGGCCGCCAGGTAGGTATCGTGCTCGACGACTACGTGTACTCGGACCCAGTGGTGCAGTCGGAAATTGCCGGCGGCAACACCAGCATTTCGGGCAACTTCTCCATCGAGGAAGCCCAGGACCTTTCCAACGTACTGAAAGCCGGTAAGCTGCCCGCCCCGACGCGCATCGTGGAAGAAGCCGTAGTAGGTCCGTCGCTGGGCCAGGAGGCTATCAACCAGGGTCTGTACTCGTCGCTGGCCGGCCTGATCATCATCATGGCCTTCATGGCCCTGTACTATGGCCGAGCTGGTCTGGTGGCTGATGCCGCCCTGCTGTTCAACGGCTTCCTGATTCTGGGCGTACTGGCCCAGTTCTCCTTCGCCCTCACGCTGCCCGGTATTGCCGGTCTGATCCTGGTGTTTGCCTCGTCGGTGGATGCCAACGTACTGATCTTCGAACGGATCCGGGAAGAGCTGGACCACGGTCTGACTTTGCACGACGCCATCAACAAAGGCTACTCGCGCGCCTTCTCGGCCATTTTCGACTCCAACGTTACCACGCTCATCATCGCCCTGATCCTGTTCATCTTCGGTACGGGTCCGGTGCAGAACTTCGCCGTAACGCTGCTCATCGGTATTTTCACCTCGTTCCTGTCGGCCGTGTTCATCTCGCGCCTCATCATTGAGTGGCTGGTGAAAGGCAAGGAGAAGAGCAGCATGACCTTCTCGACCTTCCTGTCGCGCAAGCTGTTCAAGGGTGTCAACTTCGACATCGTGGGCAAGCGCAAGTGGGCCTATGCCTTCTCGACCATCGTTATTGTGGTGGGCTTCGTGCTGATGGCCATTCAGGGCGGCCCGAACCTGGGCGTTGACTTCCGCGGCGGCCGTGCCTACGTGGTAGACTTCAACAAAGACATGGACGCTTCTAAGGTGCACGACGCCCTGGTGGAGCGGGCTTTCCAGGGTGCCGGTACGGAGGTGAAAACCTTCGGCGCCCCGAACCGTCTGCGCGTCACGACCGGCTATCTAGCCGATGACGAATCGGTGGTAGCTGACAAGAAAGTGGAAGCTGCCATGGTGAAGGAACTCACCAAAGACTTCGCGGCCGATGCCCCAGTTATTAAATCAACCTCGAAAGTAGGCGCCACCATCGCCGACGACATCAAGCGTACTTCGGTGCTGAGCCTGGGCCTGACGCTGCTCGGCATCTTCATCTACGTACTGTTCCGCTTCGAGAAGTGGCAGTACTCGATGGCCGCCGTAGTGGCGCTCTTCCACGATGCGCTGCTGGTAATTGCCTGCTACCCGATTGCCCGTCTGTTCGGTCTCAACTACGAGATGGACCAGATTTTTGTGGCCGCCGTGCTCACCGTAATCGGTTTCTCGATGAACGACACCGTGGTTATCTACGACCGGATCCGCGAGTATCTGCGGGAAAACCCCAAGCTGACGTTTGCGCAGGTAGCCAACCCAGCCCTGAACTCCACGTTCTCACGTACCATGATTACGTTCACCACGGTATTCCTGGTGGTGGCCGTACTCTACATCTTCGGTGGTGAAACGCTGCGCTCGTTCTCGTTTGCCATGCTCGTGGGTATGATCTTCGGTACGTACTCGTCGCTGTTCATTGCCACGCCTATCATCCTCGACACCTACGGCCGCAAAGAGGCCCGCGAGCGGGGCACCGATATGTCGACGCACATCGGCGACGGCACCGACGCCCCGAAACTCTCGACGGCGCAGGTATAA